Proteins encoded within one genomic window of Setaria italica strain Yugu1 chromosome IV, Setaria_italica_v2.0, whole genome shotgun sequence:
- the LOC101783512 gene encoding membrane-anchored ubiquitin-fold protein 3, whose amino-acid sequence MAGGKEPIEVKFRLFDGTDIGPSKYDPNTTVAALKEFVLARWPHDKVVPKTVNDVKLINAGRILENSKTLAESRVPVGEVPGSVITMHVVVRPPQSNKSEKQQSNSPKQNRCGCTIL is encoded by the exons atggccggcgggaaGGAGCCGATCGAGGTGAAGTTCCGGCTCTTTGACGGCACCGACATCGGACCCAGCAAGTACGACCCCAACACCACCGTCGCCGCGCTCAAGGAGTTCGTCCTCGCCCGGTGGCCGCATG ATAAAGTAGTTCCGAAAACTGTCAATGATGTGAAGCTCATCAATGCTGGAAGGATACTGGAGAATAGCAAAACTCTTGCTGAGTCACGAGTCCCAGTTGGAGAAGTTCCTGGAAGTGTGATTACAATGCATGTTGTTGTGCGGCCTCCCCAATCAAACAAAAGTG AGAAGCAACAGTCAAACTCTCCGAAGCAGAATAGATGTGGATGTACAATATTGTGA